The DNA region acacacttggccatggaacagctgagcagccaattgtcccattacttttggtcccttaaaaagtgggtggcagatatacaaacggcTGTAATTCccacaccgttcacctgatttgtatgtaaataccctcaaattaaagctgaaagtctgcagttaaagcacatcttgttcattccatttcaaatccattgaggtggtgtatagagccaaaaagattagaattgtgtcgatgtcccaatatttatggacctgactgtatatcAGGAACCCCGATACAGAAACTTTTGCGTGAATTACATGCTGTGTGCTCTCCCTGACGTTCATGTCATCTGATCCATATTATAGGCAGATAACCAATGCAGTTGTAGTATGTGTCAATTGGGATGTACACAGCATTTTTGCTTGTTTAGTGTTTTTCTTTATAATAAGAACAGGAGACACCAATGTTTGAGCCCTTCACAGGTGTGTGTCCTCTGTCAGCCGTCTCTCCCCAAGAGCCAAGCGCTTTGGACACTAACAGAATAACATATAGCTGTGTCTTTTCGGGAAAGATGCTAGAAGTCCATTAagaaaaactaaacaatcaCGTCACCAATtgttcagagaagggcacagactGTGGATTCTTCTTGAAATAAATCATGGTCTTAGTTCCTCACTTTTCCTTATGGTTCATTAACACAGGCCGTATTTTTCCAAGTCAGAACAGAATATTAAACTTCATATCCACATCACGGCTGATTAGATTGTCCTCTGTGAAGGCCATGAATGAAACTCTTCAATTCACAGTGACTACTCGCAGGCACACCGAGTTAATCTTGATCTCAGCATTAAGACATCCCCTGAAGCAGGGTTAACTTGGCCTGGGCTGCACCTTGTTGTAGCTCTCTCTACTTATAGGGACAGGGACCAGGGTGGTTCTCATTGGCTGGAGGCTGTGCTCACACCAAGCTCTTTACCTATACTGAGGTCATCCAGGGTTGTGTAAGTGTCTAGCCCCGCCCTAGCTGACACGCCCCCTTGGCTAGCTACCAGCCCGCCCTGCTCCCCCTGGCCATTGTTTGCAGCCAGCTGACTCCCGCCCTCTGCCAGGCTCTTTGTGACTGTATCAACTGAGCTCCCAAGCTGCGGGCAGGATACATGTTTTAGGTGATCAGGGAGGCATGGCACCAGGTGAACTGCCCCTCTAGTGCCAATTCCATTCACACAGGTGTAAAAGTCTTGATTGGCAGGCTGAACTGGTGCCGGGCCCAGTGCTACGCTGTAGCCCAGAGCTGGGAAAGTGAGAAACTCAGTGTGTGCAGTGCCAAGaggaggctgagcccagacagacATCTTTACCACGGGGCTGCTGGGAGATTCCAACTGGCTGGGGGCAGAGCCTTGTATACAGGGTCCAGGACATAGGCTATACAGAGCAGGTCCCACTGGCTTCTCAAGAAGCCCCTGGCCTCCTAGAAAGCCAGGTCCTTGACTTATAGGTGTGACTTCCCCTTTGGTGTTGCTTGACTGGGCTACAGGACTCCCCATGAAGGTAAGGTCTTCATCCACACTGAGCTGAAGCAGAGCTTCCTCGCTGTACTGGCCAGGTGTGTACCCTTGGAATGAGCTGAATAGGTGGTTGATCTCATCTATTTTGCCATTCTTGAGAGACAGAAGaatataaaagcaaaataacGTTTCCTTCGCAtgctttccattagctttcTAATAGTCAATACTTTACAGTACTGCTCTACGCTTTTATCTAAAATAATTTCACCTGCTACTTGGGATTAAAGCATAAAAGCCTTTCACTCATTTTCACAAAGTTTAAAAATGAGGGACTGAGTATATAATCAATAAAAGACCAGGTTATATGTGGTTGACCGATGTTAGCTATTAAAACAGTTCTCCACGGGTGTCCTGCTAATAAAATAACTAAGTTTACTGAAAAAGGACAGTCAGGTTAAAGAAATCCTGTGGTTTCAGAGAGAAGGTACAAGGCAAACAAGATAAATCAAGTCAATTAAATCAGCATAACGATAATTGAAAAACAGCGAGGGGAAGACAGAGAGCCTTCTCCTCACCTTCAGAAGTGCAGAATCGATGCCCCTGATCCGTGGCTTGGGGATGGGGGGCAGAAGGAAGGCTTTTAACctgtcggggggtggggggcagggtatCAAAGCATGGCTTGAAAGGGAAAATCGACCTGCCTTCATCTCATTTTATCCCGCATGGGTTGAGTTCGTTAGAAGAACAAATCCTCACACGTACACAGGCAGGAAGGAATCATGCTGCAGagttgtgtgtgtggtgggtggCCTGGTTAAGGACAGAGAGCGTCAGCTGAGCTGCGAGTGAGATTTACTTATTTCTGCTTTTCGCTTTGATATGGCGTGTTAATGCCCGGAAATATCCCCAGAGGGTCTGCTCACTCCAGACACATGATGGGCTCACCTCTTGCTCTGAGGAATGACTCCGATGCTGATGATGAGCAGAGCCATCATACCAACCCCCGTCACCAGGACCCCCACCAGCTTCTTATCTGGGACAGCTGAGGGGGACAACAGGCACTCAAGTTTTGTATGGGTGGGGGGTGTAAGGGGGTTGTACCTATCCccaatgcgggggggggggtatgtataAAATGGTCATTACTGCCCCCAATGTGGGAGGGATGTACACAAGGGGGGGCATACCTATGTCAGGTCTGGGCAGGATGTacacagtgggggaggggggttgtacCTATTGCCAATCTGGGCAGGGTGTACACAATGATGATGGGCCATACCTGTTCCCAATTTGGGAGGGATGTACACAGTGAGGGTGGGGCTCCACTTGCTCCACAGCCTGGCATTGCGAGATTTGCAACGCACCCTCATCACATAACTCCCCACAGGCAGGCCCAGCAGCTCCAGATGAGACTCACGCAGCCCCCCCTTCACCTATGGGTGGGAAGCAGAGGAGGGGGGAACACCAGAAAGCTGGTTAGATAGGTACACCCACACAGACATGAATGAATGGATTACTAGATGGCATAGAACCTTCCAGGTGTCCGGTTCCGACTTGCGGCGGTACTGCAGCTCGTAGACGAGTGTGACCCAGCCCATCTGCACGTCCACAGTCATGGGGTACTGCCAGGATACAGCCACAGCGCAACCCAGCTCCTCCACACAATTTCCCTGCTGGTAAGTGAGGTTCAGCGGGGGGTCTGTCTCCACTGGGGGGTGGGAAACACACCAagggaggcagagagggagagcGGGAGGGAAAGCGATACAGAGGAAATGCCAGAAGTggagggagagaaagacagaggagGAGGTAGagaaaggcagagagagagagagaaagaggggaggagggagaaagagaaacagacagAGGAGAAGGCAATGAGAGGCAGAGACAGATGATGGAGGAGAAAGAGACACAGAAGgaggcagagagaaagagagagggagagagagttaGATGGTGGGAATGCTGAATGCCTGGGGAACTCTGAGGAATCGTAGCAAATCAATCTATAAACTGTTGGCTTTTCGACTCTAACAGAGATTTAACAAAGTGATACCAAAGTTAGTCACGAAATACAGCTTTAAAGGGCTGAACTAACAACAGCAAGACCTGAAGACATGCAAATCAGCCACCAAAAAATCTCCAACCATCAACACTTCAGAATATACCGAGACACTACTCTCCTCGTATATGGAGATGCGCAAGAAATTTTAAGCATCCAAAACATAACTAACTTATTTTAAACATATAAAACTAAGGACTGAACAGAGACTTTTGTTGTCTCTGTAGCAGATGTGCAGCGTCGCTTTTTCATCAAgctaaatattcttatattcccCAAACAGAGCGAGGCTCTCATCTATCTGAAGTCTCAAACTAGCGGTAAGGGAGGGATTCTGTTCTGTACTCTAGTCTGGTAACTAGAAAGGGCTCAGGTTGGATCGTGGTTATTTACCAATGTCTGCAACGTCCAGACAGTACTCCTCGGAGGTCAGACTGCCCCCGTCACCCTGGGCTGTAACGGACATGCAGTAAACCTCCCACACCTGCGTGTGCTGACTGTCAAAGTAGCAACTGTTGGGGCCGCCCGTCACATAGTCCGGGCACTCGCACCGGGGCCCCTTCCTGCGGGACAGGAGAGGACACCGGGGGCTCAGCGGGTCATGAACAGGTTGGAGTCCAGTTACTGGTAGACAAAGAAGAGGAAGGTCTACGAAAAGTGccaagaaataaataaaggagAACAACAGGCCAGCAAAactcaaaaataaaatcatACAAAGTAATAGTAAGCGCACAATCACTGCTGAGTCTCAGAGTGATGACACAAGGCTCCTACACTCTAAAAAACGGTTCGTGGGGATTGTAACACAAAGATGTTTCTCAACATAAAACTTTAAGTTTGTTATATCTTCCCATCTTCGTTAGTTAACTTAATTTTACAAGTTGgtcaaaattaaaaataaagaacaTTCTGTGAACTtagttatatatgtattttgaaCAAATATTTTGCCCTGGAAGTTGCTGAAGTTTCTGGAAGTGAGTTTCTTCTGCGCAGAAGTTTGAGGTGCTTTTCTACCGCACCAATTACCTTACTTTTCAGGCGGTACTTTCAGTACTTTCagtactttcccttttccattgacttatAATTTCCATACAGAATTtaaagtaagaaaaagcctgatcttaatctaacTGACTAGCGATGTTAGAATTGTTTTAGTATCGCAAATCGTACAGCCTGATAATACTGTAGCGCTGGCGAGATGCGCTGAGGCTGATGGGACATTGTGTATAAGCCATCTCTTTGATAGTATTAATATATGTTATATTTCCCAATTgccgtatgtgtgtgtttgcccatGTCTTACGTAAACCCTGTCTGATCCTCGCATGTCTTTAGCGTTGTATAAATAACCCACTATGTGTGTATTTCACTGTCCAGTGTCAGTGGGCTGTCTTTGGTCTGGGTCTATTGACTTTGTGTGTCAGTTCTGTTAAGAACGCAATAGAAAGACTTCGGTCTTCTCCACAATAGTCACTCAGCGTCCTTGTCTGCTTTTATAAGCGTAGAAAACCAACACTTTGTGGTACTAAAAGTACATTACTTGATATGGTGGGAAATGACTGTAAgatagaaataaaataaagaaggaaaaacagcGAAGTTCAAATAATCAAGACACTATACTCATTAAAATGTTGAAGTGATATAAGTTGCTTTAAGTTAGTTACATTTATAGAAGTAAAGGCAAATCGTTTTGGCTgtacttaaatatttaatttagtcTAACTTTAAAATACTCATTTAGTTTACTCAATAACTGAAACCAGAAacactaaaaagaaaaaacaaaaaattgttaACATAATTTTTTAAGTTGAGCAAATGACTTTTTTCTGTGTATGGGTAACCTTTGTCTCGACTTCACCCAGCCAGAGTAACCTTTGTGAGGTCTTAACCCAACCAGAGTAACCTTTGTGAGATGTTCACCCAGCCAGAGTAACCTTTGTGAGGTCTTCACCCAGCCAGAGTAACCTTTGTGAGGTCTTAACCCAACCAGAGTAACCTATGTGAGATGTTCACCCAGCCAGAGTAACCTTTGTGAGGTCTTAACCAAACCAGAGTAACCTTTGTGAGGTCTTAACCCAGCCAGAGTAACCTTTGTCAGGTCTTAACCAAACCAGAGTAACCTTTGTGAGGTCTTAACCCAGCCAGAGTAACCTTTGTCAGGTCTTAACCCAGCCAGAGTAACCTTTGTGAGGTCTTAACCAAACCAGAGTAACCTTTGTGAGGTCTTAACCCAGCCAGAGTAACCTTTGTGAGGTCTTAACCCAGCCAGAGTAACCGTTGTCAGGTCTTAACCCAACCAGAGTAACATATGTGAGATGTTCACCCAGCCAGAGTAACCCTTCACCCCTGCCCCCATTTCCCTTATATGCCTTACCCCACAGTGTAGGTCAAGGTGAAATTGACATTGCCATCGTTCTGTGAAGTGTTGTCAGGGAGATGCCACCAGCAAGTGAAGGTCTCCATGTTGGGTGAGCGGCAGTAATGGATGTGGGGTCTGTTGCGGAGCGAAGACACATCTGTAGAAATGatcaataaatcattcatttaaCAGGTCAAATTATCTGACAGTCAATCAACAGCTACCTATCACAGCATTCACCCACGACTAAGTCTGTGTTACT from Brienomyrus brachyistius isolate T26 chromosome 1, BBRACH_0.4, whole genome shotgun sequence includes:
- the LOC125705288 gene encoding prolactin receptor-like, whose product is MSWWLLILFLPQATQGHGEAARDISAGDVSSLRNRPHIHYCRSPNMETFTCWWHLPDNTSQNDGNVNFTLTYTVGKGPRCECPDYVTGGPNSCYFDSQHTQVWEVYCMSVTAQGDGGSLTSEEYCLDVADIVETDPPLNLTYQQGNCVEELGCAVAVSWQYPMTVDVQMGWVTLVYELQYRRKSEPDTWKVKGGLRESHLELLGLPVGSYVMRVRCKSRNARLWSKWSPTLTVYIPPKLGTAVPDKKLVGVLVTGVGMMALLIISIGVIPQSKRLKAFLLPPIPKPRIRGIDSALLKNGKIDEINHLFSSFQGYTPGQYSEEALLQLSVDEDLTFMGSPVAQSSNTKGEVTPISQGPGFLGGQGLLEKPVGPALYSLCPGPCIQGSAPSQLESPSSPVVKMSVWAQPPLGTAHTEFLTFPALGYSVALGPAPVQPANQDFYTCVNGIGTRGAVHLVPCLPDHLKHVSCPQLGSSVDTVTKSLAEGGSQLAANNGQGEQGGLVASQGGVSARAGLDTYTTLDDLSIGKELGVSTASSQ